In Pleurocapsa sp. PCC 7319, the following are encoded in one genomic region:
- the sppA gene encoding signal peptide peptidase SppA translates to MIWPFNKTKKQIARIEITGAIASETRKHVLKAFKTIEEKKFPALLLRIDSPGGTVADSHEIFTALQRLQEEKDVKVVASFGNISASGGVYIGVGAKHIVSNPGTITGSIGVILRGNNLERLLDKVGVSFKVVKSGPYKDILAFDRELTPEEELILQQLIDVSYGQFVSTVAKGRGLEEETVRTFADGRVFTGEQALELGLVDRLGTEEDARRWAAELAGLDPDKAEYFNIEEPKPFINRFIPGRSQAKTGIGMVIDSVQFDLATSGLPLWLYRP, encoded by the coding sequence ATGATTTGGCCGTTCAATAAAACTAAAAAACAAATTGCACGAATTGAAATTACTGGGGCGATCGCTTCGGAAACTCGCAAACACGTCCTCAAGGCTTTTAAGACCATTGAAGAAAAGAAATTTCCTGCTCTGCTGCTGCGAATCGATTCACCTGGCGGCACAGTAGCAGATTCTCACGAAATTTTTACCGCTTTACAAAGGCTGCAAGAAGAAAAAGATGTCAAGGTAGTCGCTAGTTTCGGTAATATTTCCGCTTCAGGAGGAGTCTATATTGGTGTGGGGGCAAAACATATTGTTTCTAATCCAGGAACCATTACGGGAAGTATCGGGGTTATTCTGCGGGGCAACAATTTAGAACGTCTTTTGGATAAAGTAGGAGTCTCTTTTAAAGTAGTTAAGTCTGGTCCCTATAAAGATATTTTGGCATTTGACCGGGAACTAACTCCAGAAGAAGAACTTATCCTACAACAGTTAATCGATGTAAGTTACGGTCAATTCGTCTCTACCGTTGCCAAAGGTCGTGGCTTAGAAGAAGAAACTGTTAGAACCTTTGCCGATGGTCGTGTATTTACGGGAGAACAAGCTTTAGAATTAGGTCTGGTAGATCGCCTGGGTACGGAAGAAGATGCCCGTCGTTGGGCAGCAGAATTAGCGGGATTAGATCCTGACAAAGCTGAATACTTTAATATTGAAGAACCTAAACCATTTATAAATCGATTCATTCCTGGGAGAAGCCAAGCTAAAACTGGTATTGGTATGGTAATTGATTCTGTTCAATTTGATTTGGCTACCAGTGGTTTGCCTTTATGGTTATATCGCCCTTAA
- a CDS encoding pentapeptide repeat-containing protein gives MNTSTSHNSLSTKSGQHKQLGVILSDAGLISAQQIEVALRDQLRNSEMRIGEILALRGWIKQETADFFVERWGELVEQPQKKPLVYYFRESALLDEDQISAILLEKSKRMEKVRFHQVAVQMGLISQQTVDFFIKNLMIGAQRKRSSRKSSFATPYELLKNYIRGETNFQRSQLKKIQLNHVTLKAVNLDSSNLTGAELKQANLNNSSFKDANLSNANLEKALLKEVDFESACLNRVNLTDAHLEGSNFKAASLKEADLRDGYFVNVSFQGADLSKAKLQGANLKGALYNAQTIFDPDFDPTNVGMELV, from the coding sequence GTGAATACTTCCACCTCTCATAATTCTTTATCAACTAAGTCTGGTCAACACAAACAGCTAGGTGTGATTTTAAGTGATGCGGGTCTAATTTCCGCACAACAAATTGAAGTTGCTTTAAGAGATCAGCTAAGAAACTCAGAGATGCGAATTGGCGAGATTTTAGCTTTAAGAGGTTGGATTAAGCAAGAAACTGCTGATTTTTTTGTAGAGAGATGGGGTGAACTTGTTGAGCAGCCACAGAAAAAGCCTCTAGTTTACTATTTTCGTGAGTCTGCACTTTTAGATGAAGATCAAATATCAGCAATTCTTCTTGAAAAAAGTAAAAGAATGGAAAAAGTTCGCTTTCATCAAGTAGCAGTTCAGATGGGTTTAATTAGTCAACAAACTGTCGACTTTTTTATTAAGAATTTAATGATTGGTGCTCAGCGCAAAAGATCTTCCAGAAAATCTTCTTTTGCTACTCCTTATGAACTTCTAAAAAACTATATTCGTGGAGAAACTAATTTTCAGCGATCGCAGCTAAAAAAAATTCAACTTAATCACGTCACTCTCAAAGCAGTTAATTTAGATAGTTCCAATTTAACTGGGGCTGAACTAAAACAAGCGAATTTAAATAACTCATCTTTTAAAGACGCTAATCTAAGTAATGCCAATTTAGAAAAAGCACTTTTAAAAGAAGTTGATTTTGAATCTGCTTGTTTGAATCGCGTTAATTTAACTGATGCCCATCTAGAAGGTTCTAATTTTAAAGCGGCTAGCCTTAAAGAAGCCGATCTCAGGGACGGTTATTTTGTCAATGTCAGTTTTCAGGGTGCAGACTTGAGCAAAGCTAAGTTACAAGGCGCGAATCTCAAAGGAGCCTTATATAATGCTCAAACTATTTTCGACCCAGATTTTGATCCTACCAATGTAGGAATGGAATTAGTTTAA
- a CDS encoding leucyl aminopeptidase — protein MQIKATDTPLLDWTGDLLAVGILEGETELSGDLAQLDEKLSGTISELIADEKFEGKSATTAISRVGGKNPIRKIALVGLGKSEDLKLDSWRAATAAIARMAKKSKTLGISLPLGSESPESLAQVITEAMILALHQDNRFKSEPEDKELKLETVDLIGLAGQDKAIANASIVADGVILARELVNAPANELTPITMAETAQQLASDYNLEIKILEQSDCEQFEQGMGAYLGVGQASDIPPKFIHLTYKPAGTAKRKVAIVGKSLTFDSGGLNLKPSGSGIETMKMDMGGGAATLGAAKAIAQLKPDVEVHFICAATENMISGRAMHPGDILKAANGKTIEVNNTDAEGRLTLADALIYAEKLEVDAIVDLATLTGACIVALGNDIAGLWSTDNALAEEMKTAAELAGEKFWQLPMEEKYFEGLKSEIADMKNTGPRAGGSITAALFLKQFIKDTPWMHLDVAGPVWADSPSGVNNKGATGFPVRTLVNWVEG, from the coding sequence ATGCAAATTAAAGCGACCGATACACCATTATTAGATTGGACTGGCGACTTACTAGCAGTTGGTATCTTGGAAGGTGAAACTGAGCTATCGGGAGACTTAGCGCAATTAGATGAGAAATTATCAGGTACAATCTCTGAATTAATCGCCGACGAGAAATTTGAAGGAAAATCTGCTACTACTGCTATCAGTCGTGTTGGAGGCAAAAATCCGATCCGTAAAATTGCCTTGGTAGGATTAGGTAAATCTGAAGATTTAAAACTAGATAGTTGGCGCGCTGCTACGGCAGCGATCGCTCGTATGGCAAAAAAGTCAAAAACTTTGGGAATTAGTTTACCCTTAGGTTCTGAATCACCAGAGTCATTAGCCCAGGTAATTACAGAAGCGATGATTTTAGCTTTGCATCAAGATAATCGTTTTAAATCTGAACCAGAAGATAAAGAGCTTAAACTGGAAACTGTTGATTTAATTGGCTTAGCAGGACAAGATAAAGCAATTGCTAATGCTTCAATCGTTGCTGATGGTGTAATTTTAGCCAGGGAGTTAGTCAATGCTCCAGCTAACGAACTTACTCCCATAACTATGGCAGAAACAGCTCAACAATTAGCCTCAGACTACAACTTGGAAATCAAAATACTCGAACAATCAGATTGCGAACAGTTCGAGCAAGGCATGGGAGCATATTTAGGTGTAGGACAAGCTTCTGATATTCCTCCTAAATTTATCCATCTGACCTATAAACCCGCTGGTACAGCCAAACGTAAAGTAGCAATTGTCGGGAAAAGCCTCACTTTTGATTCTGGTGGTCTAAACCTCAAACCCAGTGGTAGCGGAATCGAAACTATGAAAATGGATATGGGAGGCGGTGCGGCCACTCTCGGCGCTGCTAAGGCGATCGCTCAACTAAAACCAGATGTGGAGGTTCACTTTATCTGTGCCGCTACCGAAAACATGATTAGCGGGCGAGCAATGCACCCAGGAGATATTCTCAAAGCTGCTAATGGTAAAACTATCGAAGTCAATAATACCGATGCTGAGGGAAGACTTACTCTGGCTGATGCCTTGATATATGCTGAAAAATTAGAAGTAGATGCGATCGTCGATTTGGCAACTTTGACAGGTGCTTGTATTGTGGCATTGGGCAATGATATTGCTGGATTATGGAGTACTGACAATGCTCTGGCTGAAGAAATGAAAACTGCTGCCGAATTAGCGGGAGAAAAATTCTGGCAATTACCTATGGAAGAGAAATATTTTGAAGGTTTGAAGTCCGAGATTGCTGACATGAAAAATACTGGACCTCGTGCAGGAGGATCAATTACGGCAGCTCTATTTCTCAAACAATTTATCAAAGACACTCCGTGGATGCACTTAGATGTAGCAGGTCCGGTTTGGGCTGATTCCCCCAGCGGAGTGAATAATAAAGGTGCAACAGGGTTTCCAGTCAGGACTTTAGTTAACTGGGTAGAAGGCTAA
- a CDS encoding iron uptake porin — MHKLIRNLLLVSPAVAGLVFGVQLSASAQLVAEAEAGNSQILDKINNYSQEGRSKSRNQVTNVNQLRDVSPTDWAYEALRSLVDRYGCIAGFPNQTYRGSQALTRYEFAAGLNSCLNQIERLIASSEAVSAEDLETINRLTQEFEAELATLGGRVDELESRTAILEDNQFSTTTKLEAEAVFGISSEFNNTDFNEVVFQDRVRLAFVSSFTGEDALYTRLDASNAIFNTEDDDGNFTGFQTTNANEVGVPLETGALTYQTAPNDNNLEIGWLAYYFPLGDKIDVYLPAAFPLWQDFVPTLSPYLDSFTGATGSLSSFAESSPIYKIGLASGGGVGLNFSPLEFVTVSAGFFGGDSFNPVENEDGGLFNEEFSVLGQVTVSLLDDRLQVAGTYVRGQFGADDNTIYDLGVGTADARQPFGDDIKVESNSFGVEAAFQLNDRFALNAFGMYTDAQEDDGDGEADIWSYGAGLSLPDFGKEGNLAAIFAGVEPYADDQSNPIHLEGLYKYQFNDNVSITPGVIYIINPNGNDDDDDALLGVLRTTFTF; from the coding sequence ATGCATAAATTAATACGCAATTTATTGTTGGTTTCACCAGCAGTAGCTGGTTTAGTATTTGGAGTTCAATTATCAGCCTCTGCTCAGTTAGTTGCAGAAGCAGAAGCAGGCAATAGTCAGATATTAGACAAAATTAACAACTACAGCCAAGAAGGACGTTCCAAATCCCGCAATCAGGTAACTAACGTCAACCAACTACGAGACGTTTCACCTACTGACTGGGCTTATGAAGCATTACGCAGCTTAGTGGATCGTTATGGCTGTATTGCTGGTTTCCCCAATCAAACATATCGTGGTAGCCAAGCTTTAACTCGTTACGAATTTGCAGCCGGTTTAAATTCTTGTTTAAACCAGATTGAGCGTCTAATCGCTTCTTCTGAAGCAGTATCTGCTGAAGATCTAGAAACCATTAACCGCTTGACTCAAGAGTTTGAAGCTGAATTAGCCACTTTGGGTGGACGCGTTGATGAGTTAGAAAGTCGCACAGCAATCCTAGAAGATAATCAGTTCTCTACTACTACCAAGTTAGAAGCGGAAGCTGTCTTTGGTATCAGTAGTGAGTTTAACAATACTGATTTTAATGAGGTAGTATTCCAAGATCGAGTACGTCTAGCTTTCGTTTCTAGTTTCACTGGGGAAGATGCTCTATACACCCGTTTAGATGCTTCCAATGCTATCTTTAATACCGAAGATGACGACGGTAATTTTACTGGGTTTCAGACGACTAATGCAAATGAAGTAGGTGTTCCCCTGGAAACTGGGGCGTTAACCTACCAAACTGCTCCCAACGATAACAACTTGGAAATTGGCTGGTTAGCTTACTATTTCCCTCTTGGCGATAAAATCGACGTCTATCTGCCCGCAGCCTTTCCACTATGGCAAGATTTTGTACCTACTCTAAGTCCTTATTTAGACTCCTTCACTGGTGCAACTGGTTCTCTTTCCAGCTTTGCTGAATCTAGCCCTATCTATAAAATTGGTCTGGCTTCTGGTGGTGGTGTTGGTCTTAACTTTAGTCCCTTAGAGTTTGTTACCGTAAGTGCTGGTTTCTTTGGTGGTGATTCCTTTAACCCCGTTGAAAATGAAGATGGTGGATTATTTAATGAAGAATTTTCTGTTTTAGGTCAGGTTACAGTAAGCTTATTGGATGATAGGTTACAGGTCGCTGGCACCTATGTTCGTGGTCAATTTGGTGCTGACGATAACACGATTTATGACTTAGGTGTTGGTACAGCCGATGCTAGACAGCCTTTTGGCGATGATATTAAAGTAGAGAGCAACTCTTTCGGAGTAGAAGCAGCTTTTCAACTGAATGATAGATTTGCTCTTAATGCTTTTGGTATGTATACCGATGCTCAGGAAGATGACGGTGATGGAGAAGCAGATATTTGGTCTTACGGAGCTGGATTGTCACTACCTGATTTTGGTAAAGAAGGTAATTTGGCAGCGATTTTTGCTGGTGTTGAACCTTATGCCGACGATCAAAGCAATCCAATTCACCTAGAAGGTTTGTATAAGTATCAATTTAATGACAATGTATCTATTACTCCTGGGGTGATTTACATAATTAATCCTAACGGTAACGACGATGATGATGACGCTTTGCTTGGTGTTCTTAGAACTACATTTACCTTCTAA
- the cimA gene encoding citramalate synthase: MNQESTIWIYDTTLRDGSQGEGISLSLEDKLKIARQLDRMGVPFIEGGWPGANPKDVQFFWRLQEEPLKTSKVVAFCSTRRPNLAAAEDKMLQAILAAGTQWVTIFGKSWDLHVKETLKTSLDENLAMIRDTIEYLRSQGRKVIYDAEHWFDGYKHNSEYAVKTIRTALEAGAEWLVLCDTNGGTLPHEVSQIITEIMAGFPELNSSDSVRLGIHTHNDSGTAVANAIAAVMSGATMVQGTINGYGERCGNANLCTLIPNLQLKLGYHCLADQQLGQLSPTSRLISEIVNLAPDDHAPFVGRSAFAHKAGVHVSAVAKNPLTYEHIQPELIGNQRRIVISDQSGLSNVLHYAAKFGINLGKQDVSCRQILEKLKALENEGYQFEAAEASFELLMRSILEPGKQLFQLKGFQVHCDIHQEIDNPASKALATIKVEVDGKNLLEVAEANGPVAALDLALRKALVKFYPEIANFNLADYKVRILDGSAGTAAKTRVLVESTNGVERWTTVGVSVNILDASYQAVVEGMEYGLLLQTLNKNKVSITN; this comes from the coding sequence ATGAATCAAGAATCAACAATTTGGATTTACGATACAACCTTAAGAGACGGCTCTCAAGGAGAGGGAATTTCTTTATCATTAGAAGATAAACTGAAAATTGCGCGTCAGCTTGATCGAATGGGAGTTCCCTTTATTGAGGGGGGATGGCCGGGGGCAAATCCTAAAGATGTTCAGTTCTTCTGGAGACTTCAAGAGGAACCGCTGAAAACTTCAAAAGTAGTTGCTTTTTGTTCTACCCGTCGTCCGAATTTAGCGGCTGCCGAGGATAAAATGCTGCAAGCAATATTAGCTGCAGGAACTCAATGGGTGACGATTTTTGGTAAATCCTGGGATCTACACGTTAAGGAAACCTTAAAAACTAGCTTGGACGAGAACTTGGCAATGATACGCGACACAATTGAATATCTGCGTAGCCAGGGTAGAAAAGTAATTTATGATGCTGAGCATTGGTTTGATGGTTATAAACACAATTCTGAGTACGCTGTCAAAACAATTAGAACAGCCCTAGAAGCTGGAGCAGAATGGTTAGTTTTGTGTGATACTAACGGCGGCACATTACCCCATGAAGTCAGTCAAATTATCACCGAGATAATGGCTGGGTTTCCCGAATTAAATTCCTCCGACTCAGTCAGGCTGGGTATACATACTCACAATGATTCAGGAACGGCAGTTGCCAATGCGATCGCGGCTGTAATGTCAGGAGCAACAATGGTGCAGGGAACAATTAATGGGTATGGAGAAAGATGTGGTAATGCCAATCTCTGTACTCTAATTCCTAATCTACAGTTGAAGCTTGGTTATCATTGTTTAGCAGATCAACAACTTGGTCAACTGAGTCCTACTAGTCGTTTAATTAGCGAAATTGTTAATCTTGCTCCCGATGACCATGCACCGTTTGTCGGGCGCTCGGCATTTGCTCATAAAGCGGGAGTTCATGTCTCTGCAGTAGCTAAAAATCCTTTAACCTATGAACATATTCAACCAGAGTTAATTGGAAATCAGAGACGAATCGTTATTTCAGATCAGTCCGGCTTGAGCAATGTTCTACATTATGCGGCGAAGTTTGGCATTAATCTTGGTAAACAAGACGTAAGCTGTCGTCAAATTCTCGAGAAGTTAAAAGCATTAGAAAATGAAGGATATCAATTTGAAGCTGCAGAGGCTAGTTTTGAATTATTAATGCGCTCAATCCTCGAACCAGGAAAGCAATTGTTTCAACTTAAGGGTTTTCAGGTTCACTGTGATATTCATCAAGAAATAGATAACCCAGCTAGCAAAGCTTTAGCTACGATAAAAGTAGAGGTAGATGGTAAAAATCTACTAGAGGTAGCAGAGGCTAATGGTCCTGTAGCGGCTTTAGATCTGGCTTTACGCAAGGCTTTGGTTAAATTCTATCCTGAAATTGCCAATTTTAACTTAGCAGATTACAAAGTCAGAATCTTAGATGGCAGTGCCGGGACAGCAGCTAAAACTCGTGTACTGGTAGAATCGACCAACGGAGTAGAACGATGGACAACTGTAGGAGTATCGGTCAATATCCTTGATGCTTCTTACCAAGCAGTAGTCGAAGGTATGGAATATGGTTTATTATTACAGACCTTGAACAAAAATAAAGTCAGTATTACTAATTAA
- a CDS encoding Tic22 family protein → MKLLVRWSATLGIAGTAFIGSGIVTNFTALALPEDQVLKKLDPVPVFTIADEQGAPLVASGEDQAKVAGVFISQDDANQFVNQLKTQNPELASKVKVVPVSLGEVYKLSESAESQENALNFAYVPEQEAVNSAKTIGEANNQPYQGGVPLFVAKGGEGKGYLTIEKDAQQVIPFFFDKQQLEDMVAKFKEQKPDVAASVDIEVVPLEGVIETLETSEDKMLEKIVLVPSTESIQFLQNSSTQNGGITAPEATPEVAPEKTPE, encoded by the coding sequence ATGAAATTATTAGTCCGTTGGAGTGCAACCTTGGGAATAGCTGGAACTGCTTTTATCGGTTCTGGGATAGTAACAAACTTCACAGCGTTGGCTTTACCAGAAGATCAAGTTTTGAAAAAGCTCGATCCAGTCCCTGTATTCACCATAGCCGATGAACAAGGTGCACCTTTAGTCGCATCAGGTGAAGATCAAGCTAAGGTTGCAGGAGTTTTTATTAGTCAAGATGATGCTAACCAATTTGTCAATCAGCTAAAAACCCAGAATCCTGAGCTAGCGAGTAAAGTCAAGGTTGTCCCTGTATCACTAGGAGAGGTTTACAAATTATCTGAATCTGCTGAAAGTCAGGAAAATGCTTTGAATTTTGCCTATGTTCCCGAACAAGAAGCTGTCAACTCAGCCAAGACTATTGGTGAAGCTAATAATCAACCATATCAAGGTGGAGTACCTCTATTTGTTGCCAAGGGAGGCGAAGGCAAGGGTTATCTAACGATTGAAAAAGATGCTCAACAAGTGATTCCTTTCTTCTTTGATAAACAACAACTAGAAGATATGGTAGCTAAGTTTAAAGAACAAAAGCCTGATGTCGCAGCCAGTGTTGATATTGAGGTTGTGCCTTTAGAGGGAGTAATTGAAACCCTCGAAACTAGTGAAGATAAAATGCTCGAAAAAATTGTGCTAGTACCTTCTACAGAATCAATTCAATTTCTCCAAAATTCATCTACCCAAAATGGAGGAATAACAGCTCCAGAGGCTACTCCAGAAGTGGCACCAGAGAAAACTCCAGAATAA
- the prmC gene encoding peptide chain release factor N(5)-glutamine methyltransferase, whose product MNSISGAKLYSWYQQAKQSALANNIDPDEVDWLLQVITNLSNLSIRLGSYANQSFIVSQRPLWKIEELWQRRLQERVPVQYLVNTVFWRRFQLRVTPAVLIPRPETELIIDIAIEAAGQNKNSLIADVKQHWVDLGTGSGAIALGLASSLPQATIHAVDYSPEALGVAQENAEQLNLNQNICFYQGSWWQPLEFLQGQVRGMVSNPPYIPTSQISQLQPEVANHEPHLALDGGIDGLNDIRHLVQVAPHYLISGGIWLIEIMAGQHHAVVKLLEQQEKYYDIKIFPDLSGIERFVLAHRR is encoded by the coding sequence TTGAACAGTATTTCTGGCGCTAAACTGTATTCTTGGTATCAGCAAGCTAAACAATCAGCGCTCGCTAATAATATTGATCCAGATGAAGTTGATTGGTTACTTCAGGTCATAACTAACTTGAGCAACCTGTCCATACGTCTAGGCTCTTATGCCAATCAATCTTTTATAGTTAGTCAAAGACCTCTTTGGAAAATAGAAGAACTATGGCAAAGACGTCTTCAAGAACGCGTACCAGTGCAGTATCTGGTGAACACTGTTTTTTGGAGGCGTTTTCAATTGCGGGTTACTCCCGCAGTCTTGATACCTCGTCCTGAAACAGAATTAATTATTGATATCGCCATCGAAGCTGCTGGTCAAAATAAAAATAGTCTTATTGCCGATGTCAAACAACACTGGGTAGATTTAGGAACAGGAAGCGGTGCGATCGCTTTAGGATTAGCCAGTAGCTTACCTCAAGCAACTATTCACGCTGTTGACTATAGTCCAGAAGCTTTAGGCGTTGCCCAAGAAAATGCCGAACAGCTAAATTTAAATCAAAATATTTGTTTTTATCAGGGTAGCTGGTGGCAACCCTTAGAGTTTCTTCAAGGTCAGGTCAGGGGAATGGTTTCTAATCCCCCCTATATTCCTACATCACAAATATCTCAATTGCAACCAGAAGTAGCAAACCACGAACCACATTTAGCTCTTGATGGCGGGATAGATGGTCTGAATGATATTCGTCATCTAGTGCAGGTTGCTCCCCACTACCTAATTTCTGGAGGAATTTGGTTAATTGAAATTATGGCTGGTCAGCATCATGCAGTTGTAAAACTTTTAGAACAGCAGGAAAAATACTACGATATAAAAATATTTCCCGATCTCAGTGGTATTGAGCGTTTTGTCTTGGCACATCGTCGCTAA
- a CDS encoding L-threonylcarbamoyladenylate synthase → MVQVSQAELVQGAIAGKAVSFPTDTVPALAIKPELAEQIFLLKQRPENKPLILMGASISDLLPFIDYTAPELEIWQQIFNKYLPGALTLVLPASSLVPPIINPTKSKTVGIRVPDHVIARQILKQTGVLATTSANISGQNSLTSMPEIAQVFPDVLVLEDSMLKLEDKIGSGLPSTIIHWKNQQWELLRQGSVTVK, encoded by the coding sequence ATGGTTCAAGTTTCTCAGGCAGAACTAGTTCAAGGAGCGATCGCTGGAAAAGCTGTGAGTTTTCCGACTGACACTGTACCTGCCCTAGCAATTAAACCAGAGTTAGCTGAACAAATTTTTCTGCTTAAGCAGAGACCTGAAAATAAACCTTTAATTTTGATGGGAGCATCCATTAGTGATTTACTCCCTTTTATTGATTACACTGCCCCAGAGTTAGAAATTTGGCAACAAATATTCAATAAATACTTACCAGGCGCGCTAACCTTAGTTTTACCAGCATCATCTTTAGTTCCACCTATAATCAACCCCACTAAATCAAAGACAGTAGGAATCCGAGTACCGGATCATGTCATTGCACGTCAAATACTCAAGCAAACTGGAGTTTTAGCCACCACCAGTGCTAACATTTCCGGACAAAACAGTTTAACTTCTATGCCTGAGATAGCTCAAGTTTTTCCCGATGTTTTGGTTTTGGAAGATTCAATGCTTAAGCTAGAGGATAAAATTGGAAGTGGACTGCCCTCTACTATTATTCACTGGAAAAATCAGCAGTGGGAACTTTTACGTCAGGGTAGTGTAACTGTAAAATAA
- a CDS encoding sensor histidine kinase KdpD: MNEIEELKEELRQAQLAYQMAAQMSQFKAGFLARTSHELRSPLSSMIGLHQLILSDLCESPEEQKEFITQAYQSALKLMKLIDEIVAVSKTEYGSNRLNLESLQLKEIFTEIDRLTHLQAANHNLQLEIIEPDPTVYVYADRSRLIQLIFNLIDSGISLMDTGNIKVSTADVSLDTVTIEIDLECPTELWYEQKTSEPNLESSDLADIRKLLQEISLSPNMKLLLSQTLLETMGGNLELLDLAPQNNQLPLTRVVLTCKTPS; encoded by the coding sequence ATGAATGAAATCGAGGAGTTAAAGGAAGAACTGAGACAAGCACAACTGGCTTACCAAATGGCAGCACAAATGAGCCAGTTTAAAGCCGGTTTTTTGGCTCGCACTTCCCATGAGTTGCGATCGCCACTAAGCAGCATGATTGGCTTACATCAGTTAATTCTGTCGGATCTCTGTGAAAGCCCAGAAGAACAAAAAGAATTTATTACTCAGGCTTACCAGTCAGCATTGAAGTTAATGAAGCTGATCGATGAGATTGTGGCTGTATCCAAAACAGAATATGGCAGCAATCGATTAAATTTAGAATCTCTGCAACTCAAGGAAATATTTACTGAAATTGATCGTTTGACTCATCTTCAAGCAGCTAATCACAACCTTCAATTAGAAATTATTGAGCCAGACCCTACGGTTTATGTATATGCAGATCGTTCTCGGTTAATCCAGTTAATATTTAATTTAATTGATAGCGGTATTAGTTTGATGGATACAGGTAACATCAAGGTATCTACTGCCGATGTAAGTTTAGACACCGTTACCATTGAAATTGATCTAGAGTGCCCTACTGAACTCTGGTATGAGCAAAAAACTAGCGAACCCAATCTAGAAAGTAGCGATTTAGCTGATATCCGTAAGTTATTGCAAGAAATTAGCTTGTCTCCCAATATGAAGCTGTTATTGTCCCAAACTTTATTAGAAACAATGGGAGGAAATCTAGAGTTACTAGATCTTGCCCCTCAGAACAATCAATTACCTTTAACTCGAGTAGTTTTAACCTGTAAAACTCCTAGCTAA
- the folB gene encoding dihydroneopterin aldolase has product MDSIQVSGIRAYGYVGYLPEERVLGQWFEVDLTLWVDLESAGKSDCIEDTLDYREAIAIVKEQITTAKFDLVEKLISAIADKLLSLEKVNQVQVRLSKPAAPIPNFSGRITLDIIRSKTN; this is encoded by the coding sequence ATGGATTCAATTCAAGTTAGCGGTATTCGCGCTTATGGATATGTTGGTTATCTTCCAGAGGAACGAGTTTTAGGGCAGTGGTTTGAAGTGGACTTAACTTTGTGGGTGGACTTAGAATCAGCAGGAAAGAGCGATTGCATTGAAGATACCTTAGATTATCGGGAAGCGATCGCAATTGTTAAAGAGCAAATTACTACGGCTAAGTTTGACTTGGTAGAGAAGTTAATTAGTGCGATCGCCGATAAGCTTCTCAGTCTGGAAAAAGTCAACCAAGTTCAGGTTCGGTTATCGAAACCAGCCGCACCTATTCCTAATTTTAGTGGTCGAATTACCCTCGACATAATTAGAAGTAAAACCAATTAA
- a CDS encoding four helix bundle protein — protein MEKSNIDIYDFAKKFAVKIVKLCNWIEQTPGARRTLSNQLIRSGTSVGANLYEAKYAESNADFIHKLRVSRKECSETIFWLEILIDSGIIEKKQLQPLLEDAERIGKILTSIIKSKLSN, from the coding sequence GTGGAAAAATCTAACATTGATATTTATGATTTTGCTAAAAAGTTTGCTGTTAAGATAGTTAAGCTATGCAACTGGATAGAACAGACACCAGGAGCCAGACGCACTTTAAGCAATCAATTAATTCGTTCTGGAACTTCAGTTGGCGCAAATTTATATGAAGCTAAATATGCCGAATCAAATGCTGATTTTATTCATAAACTTAGAGTTAGCAGAAAAGAATGCAGCGAGACTATATTTTGGCTGGAGATATTAATTGATTCAGGGATAATTGAAAAGAAACAACTACAGCCTCTTTTAGAGGATGCTGAAAGAATTGGTAAAATTTTGACTTCAATTATCAAGTCTAAACTCAGTAATTAG